The Zalophus californianus isolate mZalCal1 chromosome 6, mZalCal1.pri.v2, whole genome shotgun sequence DNA window GGAGCCTTTCCCACTTCATCGcttctttaaaaatgcagttttaggggcacctgggtggctcagtcgttaagcatctgccttcgactcaggtcgtgatcccagggtcttgggatcgagacccgcatcgggctccctgctccgcgggaagcctgcttctccctctcctactccccctgctgtgttccctctctcactgtgtctctgtcaaataaataaataaaaaaccttttaaaaaattaaaaaaaaaatttctcacagCACAAACTGGCAGTTCTCTTTATTATGAAATTTTCATGTTAGGAGAATTTATTGTTCTCTACATCTCAgcaaatgtcaaataaatgatAATCTACAACAAGTTTTACAATCCCATGAGTAGCTAATAACTTATTAGCATTCTAgtaattttttctcaaaaatcagTATTTTGATTTCAAAAAATATACCTAAGAAATATTAGAACTTTATTTGTAAACAACTTTCACCATTATAAGAgcttttgaaagaaaatgaattaattcgGTTTATGGtattaataatgattttaaatttcaaatctttaattttttaatttttaaagattttatttatttatttgacagagagagagagagtgcacaagccaggggagcggcaggcagagggagaaacaggctccccactgagcagggagccccatgcggggcttgatcccaggaccctgggatcatgacctgagcatggGGGAAAGTGGTTTTTTTGTTGGAGGAAAGTTATTAACATGGTAAGTACAAGCAGGTTTTATCCATCAAATTATACTTCAGAGTATAAACTAAAAGTAGTCATTATCTGTTAtagagaaaaattgaaaacaatctaGGTATCTATCAATAAAggaaaggttaaataaattatggtacactCATCTTACTGAGTggtatgcagccaccaaaaaaaaaaaaaagaatccttattCATAATAACATAGAATGAATACTattgaatgaaaaaagcaaattcatttttctctaagtAATTCTATAAATTTAACATGATCCCAATAAAAATGCAAGTggattttactattaaaaatgtaaaatacacttaaaagaaaataatataatgaacccTCATATACCTACTCATCACCAAGAATTAACAATTATCAGTTCATAGCCAATCTTGTTTCACCTGTTGCCAAAGATGGAACAATttgaacattaaaaagaaaaacaactgcaATAATTGATAAccataaaatatgtgaaatgcatgaactcctatttttttaaaaagagagagctcatttgtcctctttggaaaatattAGGGAACCAACTCATTATTCTGAAAActagtaaaaagaagaaagaaacaagtatTAGTCCTGCCCTTCGTGTATAAAATTTATCTCAGGTAACCTAAGTAGTTGGTGGAGtgcttttttgaaaaagaattccAGCTAATAAATTAAGAAAGACTGACAGAATTAGAATAGTACATCCGCAGCCGCACTGAAGTAATGGATCTAGGCAATGATTACTAATGGGTTGataaaacttaagagaaaaacCACTGGGAACTTTAAAAAGGATGCATCAGGCTGACTGTCTCCCTGAATCTCAAGGATCATTCCtaacaatattaaaaagagaCAACCCAGACATTGCTTACTGATGTGATGCAAGAGGAAGCATACCACTCACCTCTGAAGTACTCTGgctaattaaaacaaaagagcTAATCACCAGTTTACAGAAAATACAGTGGATAGAAGAACATGTTAAACAAGGAGGGAGATAATCAGCAAACTCCAGAATATGAGAACTTCATGATAAATGACTTCATTTTTATCAATGACAGTatgaacaataacaacaaaaaactaaaaacaaaaaaacaacaaaaaaaagagggAACCTATTATAGAGTAAAAGAGGTTTAAGAATTATATCCACCAAATGCAATGTGTGGAACCCTGTGTAAAACCAGATTTAaggaattcaaatataaaaaaaataaaagacagcgGGGGAAGATGGCGGCGGCCATACCACAGTGGGCCTGGACCGTGGAGCAGCTGCGCAGCGAGCAGCTACCCAAGAAGGACATTATCAAGTTTCTACAGGACCACGGTTCAGATTCGTTTCTTGCAGAACATGAGTTActaggaaacattaaaaatgtggcCAAGACAGCCAACAAGGACCATTTGGTTACAGCCTACAACCACCTTTTTGAAAGTAAACGTTTCAAGGGTACTGAAAGTATAAGTAAAGTGTCTGAGCAGGTGAAAAATGTGAAGCTTAAtgaagataaactcaaagaaacCAAGTCTGAAGAGACTCTGGATGAGGGtccaccaaaatatataaaatctgttcttaaaaaaggagataaaaccaACTTTCCCAAAAAGGGAGATGTTGTTCACTGCTGGTATACAGGAACACTACAGGATGGGACTGTTTTTGATACTAATATTCAAATGagttcaaagaagaagaaaaatgccaaGCCTTTAAGTTTTAAGGTTGGAATAGGCAAAGTTACCAGAGGATGGGATGAAGCACTCTTAACTATGAGTAAAGGAGAAAAGGCTCGACTAGAGATTGAACCAGAATGGGCTTATGGAAAGAAAGGACAGCCTGATGCCAAAATTCCACCAAATGCAAAACTCATTTTTGAAGTGGAGTTAGTGGATATTGACTGAAATAGCAATGCTTCGGATATAAAGACATCAGCAACAATGAAACATGGCCTTGAAGAAACTTATGTAACTAATTAGAGCTGGTTACTATTGTAAGGGAAGAGTCAACTGGAAAATTCAAGAACTCCGATATTGTTTACCTAATCCCCaacttttaatatatgtaatcCATTATAATTCCCTAAAGTTCGAAATATTTTACTACAACTGTGTAAAATATTGGTTAAGGAGAAATGACTTTCCTTTTACCTCATGTTGTAAACTAAAAGGCTCAATAAAAACATATTCagtgtcttgaaaaaaaaataaaagacatacaatAAGGAAATCTGAAGATCATCTTGATATTTAACGCTATTATGAAGGAATTACTGTGTACTGtgattaagaggagaaaaaaggaatctCTGACTCATAGGAATACATATTCATGTATTTCCAGATAAAATATGCCTTCAGTTTGCTTTGAAATaatctggggagggagaggagagaaagaatacaTCAGGAACAAGATGGGCCACATACTGAAAACTACTGAAGCTGGGTGATGAGTACATGGGTGTTCATTATAccattctatttttgtgtatgtttataagttttaaaaatatggcagCTCTGATGTCAGGCAAACTAGATCTACGTCTGTACGGTTAcaagattcaaaatatttttttgcccCTCCCTAGGTGATAATGCTTTTCACAAAATATCACTCTTAGGCTATACTAAAGCTGCTCATGTAAAGCCTCAATGGTGAAAGGAAATTTCATGAGACTTGTCCCAGGTCTTGCTggtagaaatgagaaaagaaataagtaCAACTTCTTGAACCCATAGATTTTaagagccaccgaggcaccccagtccttaaaaattttaaggcaGATATTATACAACTGAATCACCAAGAGGAAAAGAGtatttaagaataataaatttacggggcacctgggtgtctcagtcagtggagcatccatcccttgattttggctcaggtcatgatttcagggtcgtgagatcgagcctacattgggctctgtgctaggcacagagcctgcttaagattctctctcaacatctcctgcctctccccacctaccataaaaaaaaaaaatgaatttagggtttttagaagaaattaaaagtgccCGTGAGAAGCTGAGTATGTAAATTTTATCACAATATACAGGGGAACCTAGGAGTTATCTTCAATATGTCATATAAGAGAGAGTACCCTCTAACAATTATACTAGCTTTAGTCCAAATCAAGTCAATCATAACTGTACAGATGGCGGGCTAATGGTGGATTAATTTTCTTATGATCAGGAAAAAATACAGCATGCAAGTCAAATGGAAAGGTTCTTGGTTAAGTCCAGAGGAGCTCGCCAAAGGCCACAAAGATGGGCCATTGTTATCTGATCTATACCGGTCTCCTTAGTTTTCCCAGACTAAGAAGCTTCCCATTTCCAGAAAGAGAGATTTAAATaactgcaaataaaataaaaacaagtggaagtaaaataaaaatgaatatgtgCTAAGACTGAGAGAGATTCTGCAGACTGAGAAAGTTCCTATCCTTATTCTCTAGTCAGTAGCAACCCAAAAACGAAACTGAAGAGTGTTCTCTAATTGTGCCAAGAATGCTGGCCTCAGGCTTCCACAAAGCCCTAACACCTATCAAATCAGTCAGTCCCCAGGCAAACCACAAACCTCCTTGAGCTTCAGCCCATTCACTTGCAAAAAGGGGACAAAAGCTGTCCTATCCTCTCCATGGGGATATggtgaggatcaaataagatatataataaatTCAGAAGAAAACTATACAATATCATACAAAAAGTTGTATTATTAATGGCCAAAGTGAGAAAAGGCAGGGTCTATCTATACTAATGATCTAAAAAGATAACAGGGATAACTGcttcaagaaataaaactatgc harbors:
- the LOC113909382 gene encoding peptidyl-prolyl cis-trans isomerase FKBP3-like produces the protein MAAAIPQWAWTVEQLRSEQLPKKDIIKFLQDHGSDSFLAEHELLGNIKNVAKTANKDHLVTAYNHLFESKRFKGTESISKVSEQVKNVKLNEDKLKETKSEETLDEGPPKYIKSVLKKGDKTNFPKKGDVVHCWYTGTLQDGTVFDTNIQMSSKKKKNAKPLSFKVGIGKVTRGWDEALLTMSKGEKARLEIEPEWAYGKKGQPDAKIPPNAKLIFEVELVDID